A segment of the Aureliella helgolandensis genome:
ATTCGGTGGGAGGTGTTTGTTTGGCTGAGGCAGTGCCATTGCGAAGCGGGCCACGCCACCACGGCCAGTCGGTGGATGCGATTTCCAATTGGTCGTTGGTCGTCGGGAGTTCGGCAGCATGCGTGGCGTTCTTCGCCGCCAGCGAACTCAACATAATTAGTATTAGGGGGAATATGCAAGTTCGCATCGTTGGGCTCCAGGGTTAAGGGGTGGGAGGAGGGAGGTGGGATCGCGGATAAGCCAGAATTCTCTGGGCAAGCATAGCCTAGTGTATCGTAATGCCTGCGGTGTGAGATTGAAATACAGTGAGAATCCGCTGCTTGCCGGCAGGCATCCGCACCATGCGGTGCCGCTGTCTACTCGCGGTGGCTTCGCGTTTGAGCGAGAACCAGGGGAGAGGGAGGAGCCCGGTTTCTACTGCTTGCCCTGCAGAAAGCCACTTACTGCCGAGCGTGGCTGGGTGGTCGATGGCGAGTTGATTCGACCATTGACGGAGGGGCTAAGCGTGGAAGGGTTGACCAATGGCGTGGTTTGCCCTGCCGCGGTGAAACCGGGAGATGCACTCTCCATACCGACTCCACCAGCTCCGATTTTGAATTCTTCGACATCCAGCGTACGCGGGTTGATGGCGGCCAGTTGAACGAAAGCGGTGATCGTGCCCGTCGGTGAATTGCTCTCGGGCACTTTGACGATTTTCGCATCGCGTTGCGGAGCCCCCTTGAATAGGAGTTGCTCTTTGACTTGGCTGTAGGAGATTTCGCTGGCATTTCCGAAATAGTTTCCTGATTCCGCGCGGCCCTGGACGTCTACATTTCCGCTTGCCTGGAATTCCCAGGTGCCGCGGTCCGCACCGCTCTGCAGGAAGCCGTTGGTAGAGCTCAGGCCGCTGGTGTCGTAGACACGGAGTTGGTCGCAGCCCATAAGCATTTGGCCGATGGATAGTCCCTGCATCTCATGGAGGTCGATTCGCTGCTCCAGTGAAGCGACCGGGCCTGCAGCAAATTCGACTTTGCCTTCGAAGACCACTTCACTGTGATCGAGAAATGCCACCAGATGGTCACGGAAAACCAAGTGGGCACCTTGCCAAGCGGATTCGGCGGTGGTGGAGGTCGTCGCGGTTGAGGAGTTCGTCGAAGCCATTTGAGCAAGCCCGCTTTTTCCACGATGCCAAGACTGGATGGAACCTGGACCACTGCCAATGACTTCGTTGCGAATGGCATGGAAGGTCAGTGCTGGTACATTGAGATGTTCGTTGATCTTGGGGGTGCCGAGTTGATCCACCTGTTTTGCAAAAATGTCCACTCCCTGCACTTTGTCTTGCAGCACAATCCGCTCAATCGTTGCTTCGGGGCTGCGAGAGCTGTTGGAGGACTGCAGAGCAATGGGTGCAGTCAAGTGAATGTGCATTTCGTCGGCATTGCCGTTCAGTAGCCAGATCTCGTTCGGTTTCGACCGTAGGGTTGCATCGAGTTGGACGCTTCCCTTGATGCGGACAACGTTACCGTCGAAATACATACCTCCCTGCCACACGCAATGCGGCGCCTTAAGCCACTCGATCGCCGGCCCGGTGCTGGCGGTGGCACCCGGGTTGCCGACGCGGGCTAGTTGCGTTGGAACGGTGAACTCGCCGGGTTGATCCATCCAGACAAGATTGTTCTTTTGATCGATCCGAATAGTGGGACCTTGGAGTGCGCCGTCGGCGAACACGACGCGGGCTGGTTGGCCGTTGATGTTCAAGTTCACTTGGCCTGCTGCATCGGAGGTTAGATTGAGCGTATCACCTTCCACGTGCCATCCGGGTAGTTTGGAATTAGGCAACGGCTCTTTCCAGACCTGTAGGGGACCTGCAATCTCTAGATCGTCAATCCAGGACTGTTTGCCGCTGAGAACGATACGAGAGGTGAGCGTCTGCCCGTGGATGGTGACGGGATCTCGGTTCGCCAACTGGTTCCCCGAGGCTGCATTCGGGCCCGTCTGATTCGCGGTGGAAACTTGCCTTCCCAGGGGATTGCCCGAGTTGGGAGGAGGTGGTTGGATCCACTGATACATTGGATTTCCAGCGGAGTCGCTTAGTGCTAAGCCTTCGCTAGCGGTGGAGTCACCGTTCATCGATGGGCTGGGCGCGACGAGCACGAGCGTTACATCGAGTCTATCTACCTTGGCTTTGATCTGAGGCGTTTCAATGGCAATGTGACCGGTTGCGCGGATATGTTCTGGGGCGTATTTCGAGGTGCTGAAAGTGGTGGAGCCTGGTGTTGCAGCAGCGGTGGAGGCGAGGTTCGCGGATGTCGCAGTGGGATTCTTTTTCAGCCAAATCTCGATCTTGTCACTGGCCATAAAACCATGAAGTCGACTCTCGATCAACGTGCTGCCAAAAATTCCTACCCACTGTTCACCAGGCGTTTCGGATGGGCTCATTTTGAGTGTATCCTGCCAACGGATCTCGGTCGCACCGGTGGCCGAATCGGCTGGTACGGTCAGCTCACCAGGGCCTTCGGCAATGAGGTACCCTAGGTGTCGCGAGGTCTGGCTCGCCGGGCTCGAGTCTGCTTCATAATCGATGCGAGGCGAGCGGAATTCGTACCCCGCGTATTTGAGCCAGGCAATGGATTGCGTTGCAGTGGGGATGTTGAGCTTGCCGTCAAACTCGATGCGCTTTTGCAAAAAATCGATATCCAAACGCTTGGCGCTGGCGAATGCATCAATGGAGGGCGCTTTGAGCTCAACCTTCTTCTCACCGACGAATTCTTCGAGTTGGTCGATGCCCGTTGCTTCGAGCGTAAGAATTTCAAAATCTCCCAATCGAGTTGAGGCGGTCTGGGATGGGGGAGGGGAATCCTTGCTCGGTGGGTTGATGGCCACGTTCAGCTGCTGGCAATTAAAGGTGTCGCGGAGTTTATCTCCGAGCAAGTGCACGATTTGAACGCCATTGGTCAGAGAGGCTGTGGAATCGCGAAAGTCAAAGCTAAAGCGACCTTGGGAGTTGACCTGGAGCCGCGCTGGGGCAGATGCTAAGTGAGCAAACGGGGCAGCTAGAGGAAGCTTCATGCTTGACCAAAGGCCGCCGGTTGGCAAGCCAACGTCGATCTGCTCGAGGGTGTACAGGTCCATTTTGTCGAGCGGACCCCATGGCGAATTGGTTTGATTGCCGCCTGGATTGAACAAATCGCCCTTCATCTCAATCCGCAAATCTCGCCCCCTGATGATGCTGTCCGCCCAGCGAATGGTCACGCGATCATTGGTGAAGACTCGGCCGCGTTCAATGAACAGATCGCGGGTCTGGAGGGACCAGGGAACCGCTTGTGCATCGGGGTGAAGGTTGACGCGGGTAATCGTGATGTTCCCACTCAGCTCTCCCCGTTCGACTGAGGGAAGACGACCATTTCTTAAGTCTAAGGCTTCCTTAAAATGAATGACGGCTCCCTCTTCGGCGTTGACCAGCCAAACTTCTTCAGGCAGTGTCGGTTGGCCGTCGTCCAGGGCAACCTCGCTACCCGATTTATCAACTTGAGGGATGATAATGGTGAGTGGCCGCAGTTTCAGAGACTTGAGTCCAACCTGCTGATACTCCTGGGAGAGCATAACTCCCTGGTTGTTTTTGTTTTGCAAGATGCGTGGGGTGTCGAGTTGCCAATCCTGTTGGGCAAAAAGCTCGCGCCACCACTGGTCGGCAACGTCGCTGCTGATGTACTCGGGAAGAGGTGCCGGATCGCGACCCGGGGGTTCGATGACGGGGAGCAGTAGCAAGTGGTATGCCCCCAGTGCCAACAGCAACCCGGCGAGTGCGGTCATATAACGTTTGGCGAACAGCAGCATGCGTCACTCCGCCCGTTGCGTCGGTAGGGAGTTTTCCCAGCAACCCTTGGCTTTGAGGAGTCGCTCAATCAACTCTCGCACGGCACCCCGGCCGCCACGTGACTGCATGGTCCATTTCGCAGCCGCCAAGACCTCGGGTGCTGCATCGAGCACCGTGACCGGCAATCCGACTTCATAGAGGACCGGCAGATCGGGCAAGTCGTCTCCGATGTAGCAAGTCTCCTCGGCGGAGATTCCCAGCTGGCTGAGGATTTCCAAGGCGGCTGGGAGTTTATCGGAGAACCCTTGGCGGACGATTTGAATGTCCAACTCTGCGGCCCGCAGCTTGACCACCTGCGAATTCCGCGCGGTTAAGATGCCAAAGATAAACCCCGCCCGCTGCCAGAGCTTAATCGCTAAACCATCGCGGACGTAGAACGTCTTGCTCTCAATGCCAGCGTTGTCAATGGTAATGGAACCATCGGTTAACACCCCGTCCACGTCTGAAAGAATTAGACGTATCGGCTTGGCGATCTCAATATCTTTATTGCTGGCCACGGTGGTGTTTGCCTTTAGGGTCGCTGGTGATGCCATTGGATATTGGCAGGATGCGAGGTGATTCGGTGGGAGTCGGTGACAGCTCCCGAGTTATGTCCTCGCTTGGGGTGGCGTTTGCGAACTCGGCGAGGAGGTCCGTCACATCGACGATTCCCAGGGGAGTTCGGTCGGGGCCCAAGACCGGTAGTTCACTGATCTTTTGGGATGCCAATAGGGCAGCCGCGTCGGCCACGCGGGCATTGGGAGAAATGGTCTGCACTTGGCGGGTCATGACATCCTGAATGCATTGCTCCAGCGGGGTGTATCCCGAGCGTTCGAGCAGTTTGGCAAGATCGCTATCGGTAAACATGCCGGTCAACTGGCCGTCGTCATTGGTCAGCATGATGGCGCCGGTGCGTCTACCAGGCCGGCTCACCTGAATCATGACTTCGCGGACGGAGAGTGAATCGAGGGCGAGGCGGCAGTCGCTGAGTGGACGCATGATTTCGTCGATCCGAGCCAGTCGCCGACCCAGGCTTCCAGCCGGATGGAACTTGGCGAATTGATCGCGTGTGAAGCCGCGTTGCTCGCTGGCAACCAGCGCCAGGGCATCGCCAACCGCCATCATGGAGGTAGTACTGCTGCTCGGGGCTAGGTCCAGTGCACATGCTTCCCGGTGCTTTCCCAGCAGGATCGGGACATCTACGGCTTGAGCCAGAGTGCTGGATGCATGGGCAGTGATGGCAATTGAACCGGCGGTCAGCTGTCCGAGCGTAGGTAGGAGACGAGTGATCTCTTCGGTTTCTCCGCTGTAGGACAATAGCAGGGCGACATCGTTGGGCAGGACAGATCCGAGGTCACCGTGCAAGGCTTCCGCAGGGTGTAAGAAATGGCTGGGGGTACCGGTTGAGGAGAGGGACGCAGCCAGCTTCTGACCGACGAGCCCCGCTTTGCCCATCCCGCACACGACAACGGAACCACGGCATGCTAGGATCAGCTCAACGCCGCGGGCGAAGCTATCGTTCAGCCCCTGAGAGACCGACCGTAGTACGGAAATTTCCGATTGCAGGATCTGCCGCCCTCGCGCGATGGTTATATTGAAGGGCGATTGTACTTCGATTTCCGGCTGTTTTTGCGCCATGCCCATCATCCCTGATCGGATTTCCGCTAGATCGGTAGAGGTCATCCATGCCCCTTCTCCCGCCGATTCTAGTGAACATTCCAGCCGGAATCAATGTAAATCACATCTCGCGCCCAGCGGACCTTTCTCCCCCATGTGGAATGTTTTGCTTTTCTTTAGCTGGCATTGCCCTTGTCGGAAAGGATGACCCGATGCCCAGTTTGAGAACTCTTCTGGTCCCGATTTGGAACTTAATGCGACTGAAAGGGCGAGGGATGGGCGGCAAGTGTCGATGGTATCCTGGAATTCCTCGCACAAAGAGTGGATAAAAAGAATCTAAGTCTGCAGCCCGTAGTTTTGGTGGGTAGCTAATTTGGGTCACGTTAATAAACTGTGAGGACTTGCAGTGCGCAGGTCCGATATCAGCCACAGAAGAATGAAAGCTTATACACTTTACGGCAGTCTCCCGGCGAGTGTGTCCTGTCGCAGGGGATTGCGTCGAAGCGGATTGAGCAATCCACAAGCCTGCTGACAGCCTTTGCTGGTGGAGGCTTCACCGATGCGAGAGCGACATTTGGGGTGCCCCAGATGGCTAGCAGAATTTGCAGGGTGCACGTTCAATTTTGATGAAGGCACAGTGACGTTTGGGTGAGTCAATACCGTGAAGTTTGTAAGCGATAGATTCCGGCATTATTGGAGGTGCACAAAGGATTTTTGTGTGCTCAAGATACTGCATGCCGACGATCCACCGCACCACTTAGCGCTGGGGATTGCGATTGGGATGTTTGTCACCTTTTTGCCACTCATTGGCATTCAGATGGCCGTCTCATTTTTTCTGGCATGGATCTTAGGAGCGAACAAGCTTGTGGGAGTCCCGCTCGTGTGGATTTCCAACCCGTTCACCGTTGTGCCCATTTATTACCCGTGCTACTGGTTGGGTTGCAAGCTCCTGGGGGGGGGCGACGTGGGAGTCGAATGGGAGCAATTGCGAGGACACTGGCATACGATCAATACCAACCCTACATCGACTTGGGGCGATCGTGCGCAGTTTTGGTGGAACGGCTTTTTCGATTTTGCCGGACCTTTGGGGCTCGGCTGCTTGATCGTGGGGCTGACTTTTGGAATCGTTTCCTACTACGTCTCCCTGTTGGCCATTCGTCGATATCGGATGAATCGCTGGGGGCAATTGATGCCCCCTGCCCATACGCTGGCACCACCTGTGCTTGGCGCGGATTCCGATAGCACGCATAGCGGTGGCCATGCGGCTTAGTTTTTTTCGGCCCGAGCTATTTGGAACCGTTCATGGCCGGGAACATCTCACGGGCCATTTGAATCCCCGCAGGTCCGACCAGGACGACAAAGATGCCTGGGAAGATAAACAGAACGAGCGGGAAGATGAGTTTAACGGCGGTCTTGGCTGCTTTTTCCTCGGCAACTTGGGCCCGTCGCGTTCTCATCGAATCGCTTTGGACGCGCAGTGCCTTGGCAATACTCGATCCGAATTTATCTGCTTGAATCAGGATGGAAGCAAGGGCTCGAAGGTCATCGACGCCTGTCCGGGCTCCTAGGTCGGTAAGTACTTGGTTGCGAGCGCGGCCCATTTGCAAGTGCAGGTTGCACAGGCCAAATTCATCGGCAATGACGCGGTAGCTCTTCTTCATCTCTTCCGACACGCGACGCATGGCTTGGTCGAGTCCTAGGCCCGCTTCAACGCACACGACCATCAAGTCGAGTGCATCGGGTAGTCCCAGGAAGATTTTGTTTTTGCGGCGTTTGACCAGGTAGCCCAAGGCCAGGGTTGGCAGGTAGAAGCCAATGGCTCCTACAAAAAACGTGCGAATGGCAGCCGTGGAGGTAAAGCCGTAGAGGAGGAGCGCCCCTCCGCCACCCATAACGAGGAATGCAAGTGCGCTAGCGGTGCGGACGGCCAAGTAGGTGAGCGGCGCGGTTTCGCTACGAAAGCCTGCTTCCACCAAGTCCTGGCGAAGCTTACTCATTTCCTTTTCGCTGGTAGGCGTGAGCGGCTTGGCCAGCGTTGGCGAAGCTTTCTGGAGTACTCGCGCAATGGTCTCCGACTTCTTTTCATTGCGACCACCCTTGCGGCGCGGGTCGCTAAATTCTTGAAGCCGTTGTTCCGCCCGATCATCCTTATCCAAGAAGAATCCGAGCGCCATCCAGGCCAAGACTCCAATGGCGATGAAGCTGGCCGCAGGAACGATGAGGGCGTTGAGTGTTGTTACAGCAAGTAACATTGTTTTAGACCTTGATGTTAATAATCTTGCGGATAACCAGGGCACCGACAAATTGCAGCAGCAGGGCAGCACCGAGTAGCAGGCGTCCCGTTTCATCGCGGAACAAAACCATTGCGTAGTCATGGTTCAGATAGAACATGACTACAAACAGCGATGGTGGGAGAGCCAGTAGGACGATCCCCGACAGTCGGCCTTCTCCCGTCAATGCTTGAATGGCACCCGCCAGCTTGAAGCGTTCACGGACTAAGTGCCCGATCTTGTCGAGAATTTCAGCCAAATCACCACCCGTTTGCTTCTGCAGCGTGACCGCGGTGGCAAAGAACCGCAAGTCCATGTTGGGCACACGATTCGTCATGTCCTCCAGGGCATCCTCGAGGGTAATTCCCAGGTTTTGCTCTTCGAAGGCACGTCCAAACTCAGAGCTGATCGGATCCTGCATTTCGCTAGCCACCAAACCCATGCCAGCACCCAAGGAGTGACCGGCTCGCAGCGAGCGACTGAGCAACTCCAGGGCTTCGGGCAATTGCCGGTTAAATTTGGCCATCCGCTTGTTGCGTTTCAGCATCAGCCAGACGATGGGAATCCCGCCAGCGACGAGCGCGAAGACAGGTAGGAGGTATTTGGGGACGGGGGACACGATGCAAATCATCGCCCCGACGGAGGCAGCCAAAGCGCAGATCGACAGGAATTTTGCTCCACTCATGTCCACATTGGCTTGGTCCATCAAGTGTTGGATGTTCCCGAGTTTCGACAATACCTCATCCGCAAACGACCGAGTGTCGTCGAGCGTTCCGCTGGTCAGCAGACTGGAGCCATCCTGCTTGTCGCCCGAGCCTCGTCGAGCGTTGGTGAGCATCGACAGGCGGTTTTCAGCCAAATGATCGTTCGTGGGACGCAGAAACATCGCCACACTACCAATGAGTGCGGTGACTCCGACACCTACTGAGATAAGTAATACGATAGTTAACATAGTAGGACTCTAACGAAACGATTCAGCGAAACGGAAAGTGCAGGCGTGTTCACACATACCACTGCAAAGCCACAGTGGACTACGCATCCATGATTCGACGTTGGCGGAACGCGCTAGCCGGTAGGCGAACGCCTGATTGTTCAAGGCGTGACATGAAGTTGGGACGGACACCGGTGCATTCGAAGTGACCGAAGGCTTTACCCTCCTCGTCAATTCCATCCTGTACGAATTTGTAGATGTCCTGCATCACAACGGTGTCTTGTTCCATCCCGACAATTTCGGTGATGTGCGTCACGCGGCGTGGTCCACCCTGCAGTCGGTTGGCTTGGATAATCAGATTGACAGCGCTGGAAATCTGTTGGCGAATGGCTTTGATCGGCAGTTCAAAACCGGCCATCATGACCAACGTCTCTAGACGCGCGATACCATCTCGTGGATTGTTCGCGTGAATCGTGGTTAACGATCCGTCGTGACCGGTGTTCATCGCCTGCAGCATGTCGAGCGTTTCTCCTCCCCGACATTCCCCAATGATCACGCGTTCAGGACGCATCCGCAACGCATTTTTCACAAGGTCCGTTGCCGACACAGCCCCGTTGCCTTCAATGTTCGCGGGACGCGTCTCCAGTCGCACAACGTGTTCCTGTTGGAGCTGAAGTTCTGCCGCATCCTCAATCGTAATGATCCGCTGATCGTTGGGGATGAAGCTGCTGAGTGTGTTCAGGAGCGTGGTTTTACCAGAACCGGTACCACCGCAGATGATCATGTTCAAGCGACCTTTGATGCAGCCCTCAAGCAGCATTACCATCTCAGGTGTTAACGCTTTGTAGTTTAAAAGGTCTTCCAACTTCAGTGGGTTGGAGCCAAATCGACGAATGGAAACTGAAGCACCATCTAGTGCCAGAGGAGGGATGATCGCATTGACCCGCGAGCCGTCTTCCAACCGTGCATCGACCATGGGGCAGGTCTCATCAACACGCCGGCCAACTCGAGATACGATCCGGTCGATGATTTGCATGAGGTGCGTATTGTCGCGAAACTCAACGTCGGTCTTCTCCAGACGGCCACGGCGTTCCACAAAGACGGCTTTGGGGCCGTTGATCATGATATCGCTGATCGACGAATCTTTGAGCAGCAACTCCAAGGGGCCTAGGCCGAAGGTTTCGTCGAGCACTTCATCGACAATGCGATCGCGTTCCGAGCGATTGAGTAGTGTATTTTCTTGATCGCACAGGTGTTCCACGACCAGTCTGATTTCTCGTCGGAGCTGCTCACCCTTCATATCGCCAATGCGATTGAGGTCGAGTTTATCGACGAGCTTATTATGAATGCGACGCTTGACGGCTTCGAATTCTTCAGCTTTGGATTGATCACTGTTACGGTGCGATGGGTTAATAGTCTTCATAGAACCAAATCCTGCAAGTCAGAAGCCAAAGCTACGTCACTGAGTGGTGTAAGTGACATTCCGGTGAGCGCATTCAATGCGACTCCACACGAGTACGCAAAACTCGCTTGGAAAACTTACATTACAGTTTGCGTCGTGCTTGACGATTAGGTTTGGTTTGTCGAAAACTCCCTATTTTGCACCCGGTTGGGGTTTGCTAATTGCATCTGGAAAGCGATCGGCTAGATACACGCGGGCCGTATCAGCCATATAACCGTCAATACCGTAAGTGAGGCTCCGTTTGAGGTAGGTTTGGGCTTGTTCGGGGTTGTTTAGCGAATCGTAGTAGAGCCCGACGTAAAGATCTGCGTAAAACTCAGCTAGCTTGCGCTGCGGCCCTACCGGCGTGGCCTCTTGTGCAGCGGAGAGGACCTGCTCGGGTTCAAGTTTCCCTTGCAGCATTTGCAGGATACTCATCATTGGCTGCCGCCCGTCGCCGCGACTTGGGATCACCGTTTTTCGGGCGGCCTCCAAACTCTGCGATTTGGCCACACAGAGGAAGTACCAAGCAGAATTTTCGACATCATCCGGATTAACGTCATGGTGTGTTTTAAACTGCTCAGCTCCCTCCTGAAACTTTCCACTGCTCCCCAGAGCAATGCCACGTTGCCAATTGTAAGGGGCGCGATCGGGGGCCAATTCTAGGGCGCGGTCAAAAAATTTGAGGCTGTCCTTGGACGCGCCAGCTCGATAGAGAATCTCTGCACTGAGTTGTTGGACGCGGTAGGCATCGGGGGTCGACATCCCCGCCTGGTCGGCCAACTTAGCGGCTCGTGCATACTCTTGTTCGGCCAACAATTGCTCGGCTTGTTGCAAGAGCTCCCCGGCGCTGCTCTCCGATTGGGCATCCGCCGTGCGACAGCCCATGCAGAGCAAGCTGAGCAGGAGGCCCCACGCAACGCCTTTAAGCCGGAGACTGGTGGGTGGGAAGTTGCTACGACAGGTTGCGAAATTGGATGTCTCAGAGTACCGTTGCCTTGTCATACGCCGTTTACCTCAGCAGGTTCGAAAGCCAATTGAAATGAGTAAGCACCGATTGCTTATCCGCCATGCGGATGTCGTCTTTCCCGACAAAGTGGCCAAGACGAATGTGTTGATCGAAGAGGGTAAGATTGTCGCAGTCGACGCGGCGGCCGACCAGCCCGCTGACGAGGCGATTGATGCTGCCGGTCTGACGCTTCTGCCCGGAGTGGTCGATGACCAAGTGCATTTTCGCGATCCAGGGGGCACCCACAAGGAAGATATTGAATCGGGAAGTATCGCTTGCGCCGCTGGTGGGGTAACGACGTTCTTAGAGATGCCGAACACCAGTCCACCAGCCATTGCCGCCGAGGCGCTCGCCAAGAAATATCAACGGGGGAGTCAAGTAAGCCGAGTCAACTATGGCTTTTACATTGGGGCCACCGGCCATAACGTGGCAGAGTTGCAAGCCGCCCATCACGCCCCGGGCATCAAGATTTTCATCGGCTCGAGCACTGGAGATCTTTTGGTCGACGAGCAGGAGGCGCTGGAACGAATTTTCGCGGAGACCAGCCTGCCGATCTGTGCTCACTGCGAAGATGAGACAACGGTTCGCGCCAATCGCGCCGCGCTTGGGGACTCCCTGACAATTCACGACCATTCCCGGATTCGCGACCACGCAGCCGCCCTGATTGCCACGACGCGCGCGGTCGAGCTTGCCAAACGCCATCAGCATCGGTTTCACGTTTTGCATGTTAGCACGGCGGGAGAAATTCCTGTTGTTTCCGGCGGAGACCCCTACATCACTTCGGAAGTCTGTCCACACCATTTGTTCTTCTCCATCGATGACTACGATCGGTTGGGGAGTCTTGTGCAGATGAATCCATCGGTGAAATCCCCTGAAGACACACGTTTGTTGTGGGACGCGCTCACCGATGGCAAGATTCAGGTGCTGGCTACCGATCATGCGCCCCATTTGTTGTCCGAGAAACAGGCCGCCTATCCGGATAGCCCCAGCGGATTGCCGGCAGTGGAAAACAGCCTGGCGCTCATGCTCAATCAAGTGCACTTGGG
Coding sequences within it:
- a CDS encoding KdsC family phosphatase; this translates as MASNKDIEIAKPIRLILSDVDGVLTDGSITIDNAGIESKTFYVRDGLAIKLWQRAGFIFGILTARNSQVVKLRAAELDIQIVRQGFSDKLPAALEILSQLGISAEETCYIGDDLPDLPVLYEVGLPVTVLDAAPEVLAAAKWTMQSRGGRGAVRELIERLLKAKGCWENSLPTQRAE
- a CDS encoding KpsF/GutQ family sugar-phosphate isomerase; the protein is MTSTDLAEIRSGMMGMAQKQPEIEVQSPFNITIARGRQILQSEISVLRSVSQGLNDSFARGVELILACRGSVVVCGMGKAGLVGQKLAASLSSTGTPSHFLHPAEALHGDLGSVLPNDVALLLSYSGETEEITRLLPTLGQLTAGSIAITAHASSTLAQAVDVPILLGKHREACALDLAPSSSTTSMMAVGDALALVASEQRGFTRDQFAKFHPAGSLGRRLARIDEIMRPLSDCRLALDSLSVREVMIQVSRPGRRTGAIMLTNDDGQLTGMFTDSDLAKLLERSGYTPLEQCIQDVMTRQVQTISPNARVADAAALLASQKISELPVLGPDRTPLGIVDVTDLLAEFANATPSEDITRELSPTPTESPRILPISNGITSDPKGKHHRGQQ
- a CDS encoding DUF2062 domain-containing protein, producing MLKILHADDPPHHLALGIAIGMFVTFLPLIGIQMAVSFFLAWILGANKLVGVPLVWISNPFTVVPIYYPCYWLGCKLLGGGDVGVEWEQLRGHWHTINTNPTSTWGDRAQFWWNGFFDFAGPLGLGCLIVGLTFGIVSYYVSLLAIRRYRMNRWGQLMPPAHTLAPPVLGADSDSTHSGGHAA
- a CDS encoding type II secretion system F family protein; this encodes MLLAVTTLNALIVPAASFIAIGVLAWMALGFFLDKDDRAEQRLQEFSDPRRKGGRNEKKSETIARVLQKASPTLAKPLTPTSEKEMSKLRQDLVEAGFRSETAPLTYLAVRTASALAFLVMGGGGALLLYGFTSTAAIRTFFVGAIGFYLPTLALGYLVKRRKNKIFLGLPDALDLMVVCVEAGLGLDQAMRRVSEEMKKSYRVIADEFGLCNLHLQMGRARNQVLTDLGARTGVDDLRALASILIQADKFGSSIAKALRVQSDSMRTRRAQVAEEKAAKTAVKLIFPLVLFIFPGIFVVLVGPAGIQMAREMFPAMNGSK
- a CDS encoding type II secretion system F family protein; the encoded protein is MLTIVLLISVGVGVTALIGSVAMFLRPTNDHLAENRLSMLTNARRGSGDKQDGSSLLTSGTLDDTRSFADEVLSKLGNIQHLMDQANVDMSGAKFLSICALAASVGAMICIVSPVPKYLLPVFALVAGGIPIVWLMLKRNKRMAKFNRQLPEALELLSRSLRAGHSLGAGMGLVASEMQDPISSEFGRAFEEQNLGITLEDALEDMTNRVPNMDLRFFATAVTLQKQTGGDLAEILDKIGHLVRERFKLAGAIQALTGEGRLSGIVLLALPPSLFVVMFYLNHDYAMVLFRDETGRLLLGAALLLQFVGALVIRKIINIKV
- a CDS encoding CpaF family protein — translated: MKTINPSHRNSDQSKAEEFEAVKRRIHNKLVDKLDLNRIGDMKGEQLRREIRLVVEHLCDQENTLLNRSERDRIVDEVLDETFGLGPLELLLKDSSISDIMINGPKAVFVERRGRLEKTDVEFRDNTHLMQIIDRIVSRVGRRVDETCPMVDARLEDGSRVNAIIPPLALDGASVSIRRFGSNPLKLEDLLNYKALTPEMVMLLEGCIKGRLNMIICGGTGSGKTTLLNTLSSFIPNDQRIITIEDAAELQLQQEHVVRLETRPANIEGNGAVSATDLVKNALRMRPERVIIGECRGGETLDMLQAMNTGHDGSLTTIHANNPRDGIARLETLVMMAGFELPIKAIRQQISSAVNLIIQANRLQGGPRRVTHITEIVGMEQDTVVMQDIYKFVQDGIDEEGKAFGHFECTGVRPNFMSRLEQSGVRLPASAFRQRRIMDA
- a CDS encoding dihydroorotase → MSKHRLLIRHADVVFPDKVAKTNVLIEEGKIVAVDAAADQPADEAIDAAGLTLLPGVVDDQVHFRDPGGTHKEDIESGSIACAAGGVTTFLEMPNTSPPAIAAEALAKKYQRGSQVSRVNYGFYIGATGHNVAELQAAHHAPGIKIFIGSSTGDLLVDEQEALERIFAETSLPICAHCEDETTVRANRAALGDSLTIHDHSRIRDHAAALIATTRAVELAKRHQHRFHVLHVSTAGEIPVVSGGDPYITSEVCPHHLFFSIDDYDRLGSLVQMNPSVKSPEDTRLLWDALTDGKIQVLATDHAPHLLSEKQAAYPDSPSGLPAVENSLALMLNQVHLGRCRLTQVASWMSDAPARVWDLVGKGRISVGYDADLVLVDLQQERTIRNADQKTRCGWSPWDGQTLTGWPVRTIVGGQTVYVDGTLVESVRGRGVLCDHARGGYWATPDGIGY